The following coding sequences lie in one Arachis ipaensis cultivar K30076 chromosome B03, Araip1.1, whole genome shotgun sequence genomic window:
- the LOC107632367 gene encoding UDP-xylose transporter 1-like yields MGEISSSFQLGVIGALFLSVASSVSIVICNKALMSSLGFPFATTLTSWHMIVTFGTLYAAKRLKFFEAKPIDMKTVILFGILNGVSVGFLNLSLGFNSIGFYQMTKLAIIPFTVLLETVFLKKEFSLKIKFSLSLLLLGVGIASITDLQLNFLGTIISVLAIITTCVSQILTSTIQKKLNVSSTQLLYQSAPFQAAILFLTGPLVDQMLVNKNVFAFNYTPMLLVFIVLSCIIAVSVNFSTFLVIGKTSPVTYQVLGHLKTCLVLGVGYLILKDPFTFRNIIGILVAIFGMALYSYFCIQDNTNKQSINGSSIAISGKRQRRSALLLNEQKENNEPLKSISKDSVV; encoded by the exons ATGGGAGAGATATCATCAAGCTTTCAATTAGGTGTGATTGGTGCACTTTTTCTTTCAGTGGCTTCCTCAGTCTCCATTGTCATTTGCAACAAAGCTTTGATGAGCAGCCTTGGCTTTCCATTTG CTACAACTCTTACAAGTTGGCATATGATTGTTACATTTGGCACACTTTATGCTGCTAAAAGACTTAAATTCTTTGAGGCCAAACCCATTGACATGAAGACAGTCATACTTTTTGGCATTCTAAATGGTGTCTCCGTTGGATTCCTCAACTTGAGCCTTGGCTTCAATTCCATTGGATTCTACCAG atgacAAAACTTGCAATTATACCATTCACAGTATTGCTGGAAACCGTTTTTCTCAAAAAGGAGTTCAG CCTAAAAATaaaattctctctctcccttttaCTTTTGGGAGTTGGCATTGCTTCAATCACAGACCTTCAGCTCAATTTTCTTGGAACAATAATTTCAGTTCTAGCTATCATAACAACATGTGTTAGCCAAATT CTTACCAGCACCATACAGAAGAAGCTTAATGTGTCTTCCACTCAGCTTCTCTACCAATCTGCTCCATTTCAAGCAGCAATTCTATTTCTAACAGGCCCTCTTGTGGATCAAATGCTTGTCAACAAAAATGTCTTTGCCTTCAATTACACTCCTATGCTCTTG gtATTCATAGTATTATCTTGTATAATAGCTGTATCAGTAAACTTCAGCACATTTCTAGTGATTGGAAAAACATCACCAGTAACCTATCAAGTTCTAGGGCATCTCAAGACTTGCCTTGTTCTTGGAGTTGGCTACTTAATATTAAAGGACCCTTTCACTTTTAGAAACATCATTGGCATTCTTGTTGCCATTTTTGGTATGGCCTTGTACTCTTATTTCTGCATTCAAGACAatacaaacaaacaatcaatcaaTGGATCCTCCATTGCCATCTCAG GTAAAAGGCAAAGACGATCAGCACTTTTATTAAACGAACAAAAAGAGAATAATGAGCCCCTGAAATCAATAAGCAAAGACTCTGTTGTATAA
- the LOC107634115 gene encoding uncharacterized protein LOC107634115, with translation MYRSNKRSNNDGRARSIIKVIMAAAFGFCLGMSIPSLRLNKVSMSSSRRHSFGVSIEEIERYAADVDNVQAITDYSGTQRIEALGSMRLPNLYIPTNPIGAQSLPPGIIAPQSDFHLRRLWGQPSEDLKKRPRYLVTFTVGYDQKDNIDAAVKKFSDDFAILLFHYDGRTSEWDHFEWSKNVIHVSARKQTKWWYAKRFLHPDIVASYEYIFIWDEDLGLENFNADEYIELVIKHGLEISQPGLEPYDGLVWEMTKRTEDTEVHKSTEEKPGRCSDAHLPPCAGFVEIMAPVFSRKAWRCVWYMIQNDLVHGWGLDFNLRRCAEPAHQKIGVVDSQWIIHQGIPSLGNQGETDEGRAPYDAVKTRCKNEWAEFQVRLTNADLTYLKGLKRNMKG, from the exons ATGTATCGCAG CAATAAAAGGTCAAATAATGATGGTAGAGCCAGGTCTATTATCAAGGTAATTATGGCAGCTGCCTTTGGATTTTGTCTTGGAATGTCAATTCCATCCTTGCGTTTGAATAAG GTTAGCATGTCTTCAAGCCGTCGACATTCCTTTGGTGTATCTATAGAAGAAATAGAAAGATATGCTGCTGATGTAGACAATGTTCAAGCTATTACTGACTATTCTGGAACCCAGCGTATTGAAGCCCTTGGGTCAATGAGATTGCCAAAC TTATATATTCCAACAAATCCTATTGGAGCCCAATCTTTGCCCCCGGGAATTATTGCACCGCAATCTGATTTTCATTTACGCAGATTATGGGGTCAACCTAGTGAG GATCTGAAGAAAAGGCCAAGGTATTTAGTAACATTCACGGTCGGTTATGATCAGAAAGATAATATTGACGCTGCAGTAAAAAAG TTTTCTGATGATTTTGCAATTTTGCTATTTCATTATGATGGACGGACTAGTGAGTGGGATCACTTTGAGTGGTCAAAGAATGTCATCCATGTTAGTGCAAGGAAACAAACAAAATG GTGGTATGCTAAACGGTTTTTGCATCCTGATATTGTTGCATCAtatgaatatatttttatttgggACGAAGATCTTGGACTGGAAAATTTCAATGCAGACGA ATACATTGAATTGGTCATAAAACATGGTTTGGAGATATCTCAACCTGGTCTTGAGCCCTATGATGGATTGGTATGGGAGATGACAAAGAGAACTGAAGACACAGAAGTTCACAA GTCAACAGAAGAGAAGCCAGGCCGTTGTAGTGATGCACATTTGCCTCCTTGTGCTGG ATTTGTGGAAATTATGGCTCCGGTCTTTTCTCGGAAAGCATGGCGTTGCGTCTGGTATATGATTCAG AATGATTTAGTGCATGGATGGGGATTGGATTTCAATCTCAGAAGATGTGCAGAG CCTGCACATCAGAAAATTGGTGTAGTTGATTCACAATGGATTATTCATCAAGGAATTCCTTCCCTTGGGAACCAG GGAGAAACTGACGAGGGAAGAGCTCCATATGATGCG GTCAAAACAAGATGCAAAAATGAGTGGGCCGAATTCCAAGTTCGCCTCACAAATGCTGATTTAACATACCTTAAAGGACTAAAACGTAATATGAAGGGTTAA